Within the Verrucomicrobiia bacterium genome, the region GCCGTCTCGTTGTCCATGCAGTACAGAACGTGCGGCTCCGGCAGCGTGCGACGCAGCATCTCCTCAACGAACCTCTCCTGGTACCGCAAAACCACCCGGTTGTTCCGCTGTCCCGGCGTGGTGAAAAAGAACGGCTGCCGGTTCTGCCCCGGATGATCCGGATAACTCGCTCCCAGTCCGGATGCCTCGTGCGTATAGTTCACGTTGTTCGCCGGATTGTAGGGGTGCCCGTCCCAGTTCTGCCGCGAATAATCGAAACGATCCCACACCTCGATCTGCACGATGATTCCCCGCTCTCGTGTCCCCCGCAGAAACGCCGCAAACCGACGCCAATACTCACCATTCCATCGCTCCAGATCGTACTTCCCGTCCTCCCGATGATGAAACGGGTACACCTCGAACCCCCCGTCCCGCCGGTCGCTCATCGTGTTGCGCACATAGTTCGCCCCCGCCCGCGCCATCGCCTCCAGATGCTCCTCCAGGTCCGGTATCTGAAAAAGATTGTCGTCCTTGCTGCCCCCCAGCAGCAGAACCGTACGCCCCCCGTATTCCCAATATCCGGGATGCTCCCTGGACGGACGAATCCGCTCCGCCGCCGTTCCCGCCGTCATCCCCGGTCCCAGGACCATCGCCAGGCCCAACCCCATGCCCATTCCCCACATCCATACCCGCCGTCCCGCCGGCATTCCCGGCACCCGTCGGCCTCGATTCGCAATCACATTCTTCATCGGTCTTGCCTCCATAGGATCAAACCCACCGCCGCCGCCGCAAAAACATCCGCCGCCAGGATCAACCCCCGCAACCGCACATCCAGCGGCAACGCCACAAATGACACCACCCCGGCCGTCACGATGAGCATCGGAATCAGGTACACGCTCAGCTTCACTCCCTCCGATCCTCCCCGGAACCGCCCGCCCGCGAAAGACAGAACATCCCTGCCACCCGCCCGGCGGTGCATCCCCAAGTTGTCGGTACCGAGCCAGCGAACCGTTGTTGGCTTCGCACCCTGGCCTGGGGGCCCGGAGCCCGTCCCTCCGCGTCCGCGCACCGCGGTCCTACGGCGTGCGGGGATCGGGCGGCAGCGCGGCCAGGGTCTTGTCCTCCTGCGCCACGGCGCCCGGAGGTTCGGGTTGCCCGTCGCCTCCAAGGTAGTTGGCGATCCGCCAGGTGTGATAGCCCACGCGGTCGAACCATCGGATGGCATCGAGGATTTCGAGGGCGGCCGAGGCGCCCCACTGGCCGCCCGCGGTTTCGCTCAGGACCACCGGGCGTTCCTGCCGGCGCAGTTGAGCCAGTGCCAATGCATCTCCTTCGACCCGGGCCAGCCAGTCCGTGGCGCCACCTCCGATCAGGCCGCGCTCGGCAGTGTCAAGGATGTCCTGACAAAGGGTAAGGGCGGGTCGGAATCGATCCTGCGCCTGACGGTGTCGTAATCCCGGTGGCACCTCCCACCGGGCGATCAGTCGGACCAAATGATCCACTGCATGGACCTGCGCCAGGCGGAACCGGGACAGCGGCGCGTCCTCCACAATGGGGGGAATGCGGGTGAAGAACTCCTGGATCCTTTCAAGGGCCCGCTCGACTTCCCTCCGAGTGGGGTCGTCCCGCCCCGCCGCAGGCCCTTGGAGTCCGTCGCGCAAGGTGCGAAACACGGTCGCCGCTGACTCGCAGAGCGCCCGCCTCGTCGCCTCCAACGCCACCGCCGGGGCGTGCAGCACCGTATCGTCGAGGTGCCGCGTCAGGATGGGGCCCCGCTCCGGCAGGAGACGTTCGATCCAAGCCGAGAACCGATGCACCCAGGGGAGGAAAATCAGCACTCCGACGGCAATGAACCCGGTGTGAAACGCGGCCAGGCTGGTGGCCCCCGGATCGAGACCAAGATGGTCCTGCGCCCACCGGATGCCCCGCAGAAAGAGCGGCAGAGAGACCACCGCCACCAGCCCGGTCGCGAGGTTGAACAGCACATGCGCGATCGCGGTGCGCTTCGCGGATACGCTTCCGCCGATGGCGGCGAGGGCTCCGGTGACTGTGGTGCCCACCGCGGCTCCGATCACTATCGAGGCCGCCTGGTCGAAGTTGACCGTCCCGCTGTGCAGCGCCGTAAGGGTGGTCGCGACTGCGGCGCTTGAGGATTGCATGATCACCGTGAGAATCACCCCGAGTCCCATGGCGAGCAGATGCCCGAAGAGTCCGCCTCCGGGCAACTCCGAGAGCCTGAACCTCCCCGAGGCAGCCTGCATCCCCGTCTGCAGGGTCTCGATGCCCACGAAAATCAGCCCGAACCCCGCCAGGGCCAGGCCGAGGGCCCGTCCTCGACCCCGCGCCAGCAGCTTGAGAAAGGCCCCGATCCCGACCAGGGGCA harbors:
- a CDS encoding Na/Pi cotransporter family protein, whose product is MTSMVFQLVGGIGLFLMGMVLLTDGLKAFAGESLRVALVRFTGTPLKAFGSGALATALVQSSSATTVTVIGFVSAGLLTFPQAVGVVIGASLGTTGTGWIVSVLGLKISVGFYALPLVGIGAFLKLLARGRGRALGLALAGFGLIFVGIETLQTGMQAASGRFRLSELPGGGLFGHLLAMGLGVILTVIMQSSSAAVATTLTALHSGTVNFDQAASIVIGAAVGTTVTGALAAIGGSVSAKRTAIAHVLFNLATGLVAVVSLPLFLRGIRWAQDHLGLDPGATSLAAFHTGFIAVGVLIFLPWVHRFSAWIERLLPERGPILTRHLDDTVLHAPAVALEATRRALCESAATVFRTLRDGLQGPAAGRDDPTRREVERALERIQEFFTRIPPIVEDAPLSRFRLAQVHAVDHLVRLIARWEVPPGLRHRQAQDRFRPALTLCQDILDTAERGLIGGGATDWLARVEGDALALAQLRRQERPVVLSETAGGQWGASAALEILDAIRWFDRVGYHTWRIANYLGGDGQPEPPGAVAQEDKTLAALPPDPRTP